GATCGTCTTCCGGTTTTAAACTTTCAAACTTCTCGTATTTCCAACCCTTGGACTGAAGAATGTTCTTTGCAAGAGATTCTAATTCTTCCGAACCGATTCTTCCGGAACAGGAGCAAAGAATGATCGTTCCCGATTCTTCCAGAGACGATAGAGAACTTCCGAACAGATGCGCGTAGGTCTTGAGCGCGTTCTTTTTCGACTTCGCATCCGGAGTCAGGTTCGGAGGATCGATTACGATCAGTCCGAATTTTTGATCCTTCAATACGTCTTCCAATTCTCTAAAAAGATTTTTCTGAACGAATCTGTGTTTGCAAGAACTTCCGTCTTTTTTTAAACTCAGAACTCTTTGAAATGCATCCAGAGCTTCTTTGGAACCGTCGACGGACGTCACGGAACGCGCTCCCGCAGAATCCATACAGATCGAAGTGAGTCCCGTATGCGAAAAAAGATGAAGACAATCTTTTCCTTTTGAGATTTCCTTTTTGTCCAAGAGAAATCTTCTAAGGTTTCGAAGATCCAAAAAGATACCTCCCTTTTGTCCGGGAAGTTCCACAGGAAATTTTACGTTTTGTAAAGTAATCGTTTCTCGGATCAGGATTGCGTCTTTTCCTTGTTTGGCGCCTCTCCAGATTCTTTCGGAGAGTTTTTTATCGTCTCCGGTTTTTTCGGGAGGATCGAAAAGAATTTTCGTGGGAAGAGGTTCTCCTACTTTAGAATTCTTGCATAGATCGTATAAGTTCCAGACGACCCATCGTCCGTATGCGAGAAGAGAGGAAGAATAGATCCTCACGACCCAGGTTCCGCCGATTTTATCCACGGTCACTCCGGGAAAGAGATCGTTTTCCCCGTGAAGGATCCGATAAGCGTTAGTCGTCTTTCGCAATTCTTTTCTTTTGTGAAGAGAAGAGATCAGATTCTCGCGAACTTTTTCCTTTGAGAATTCGGGGAGGTTTTGTATGACTCTGATTCGTATGAGTCCGTTCTTAGAATAGATTCCCGTTGCGATCGGA
This is a stretch of genomic DNA from Leptospira tipperaryensis. It encodes these proteins:
- a CDS encoding class I SAM-dependent rRNA methyltransferase; protein product: MFSGNLSSAVTPFANGEWLTLFSTENHPIATGIYSKNGLIRIRVIQNLPEFSKEKVRENLISSLHKRKELRKTTNAYRILHGENDLFPGVTVDKIGGTWVVRIYSSSLLAYGRWVVWNLYDLCKNSKVGEPLPTKILFDPPEKTGDDKKLSERIWRGAKQGKDAILIRETITLQNVKFPVELPGQKGGIFLDLRNLRRFLLDKKEISKGKDCLHLFSHTGLTSICMDSAGARSVTSVDGSKEALDAFQRVLSLKKDGSSCKHRFVQKNLFRELEDVLKDQKFGLIVIDPPNLTPDAKSKKNALKTYAHLFGSSLSSLEESGTIILCSCSGRIGSEELESLAKNILQSKGWKYEKFESLKPEDDHPVRSQFPEGNYFKVHIYENCKTS